The Brumimicrobium sp. genomic interval ATTCATCCAAGATGCTGAGATTGAAATGGCAGAGCGTTTAACTGCGATGCTTCCTAGCAATCTGAATCAAGTATATCCTGTGAATTCGGGGACTGAAGCCAATGAAGCGGCGATTAAATTAGCCAAACGAGTAACTGGAAGACAAGAAATTATATCTTGTTACGGTGGATATCATGGGAACACCAACGGAAGCTTAAGTTTGTCTAGTAACAAAGTAAAAACTGAGCCGTTTGAACCTTTGCTTCCTCATGTTAATTTTATCCACCACAATTCGTTAGAAGATATCTCAAAAATCACTGAAAATACAGCTGGTGTATTTATCGAAACGATACAAGGAGACGCTGGAGTTCGTGTTTCAACAAAAGAATTTTTAACAGCAGTTAGAAAACGCTGTGATGAAGTAGGTGCCCTACTCATTTTCGATGAGATACAATGTGGAATGGGAAGAACCGGTAAAAACTTTGCTTTCGAACATACTGGTGTCGTTCCGGATGTACTCACTTTAGGAAAAGCGCTTGGTGGTGGAATGCCTATAGGTGCTATCATTAGTAGTAGAGAGAATTTAGAGTTATTTAGTCACAATCCTATTTTAGGGCACATCACTACTTTTGGTGGACACCCTGTTGTTTGTGCCGCTGCAGCTGCTGGGCTAAAAATTTTATCAGAAATTGATTATAAGGAAATTGAAAGATTAGGCAAAAAAATAGAAGATGCTCTGCTTACGCATCCTTTAGTAAAAGAAGTTCGCCGATTAGGACTGATGTTCGCTATTGACATGCCTTCTGCTGAGATTGTAAATCAAGTGGTACAAGGATGTATTTCAAATGGACTACTCTCTTACTGGTTTTTATCTCATCCTGATAGTTTTAGATTAAGTCCTCCCCTTACTATGAGTGAAGCTGATGCTCAAAAAGCAATTGAAATTATGTTGTCAGTTATGAATAGCATCTCATAAGACATTAATTATCAATTTATTATATAATTTAACACAAAAAAGGACTTCTTTCCTTGATTTTCACTACATTTGGAGTCTTCTATAATGATTAATTATAGCTATTGACATTAATTGAAACTTACTATGCCCATTAAAATATTATTATTTGAAGACAATCAAGATTTAAGGGAGAGCATATCTACTTTTATATCTTTTTGTGAAGGAATGGAACTAGTATCTGCTTTTGAAAATTGCAGTAACATTCTTAATCACATTGATTCGTATCAACCTGATTTATTATTAATGGATATAGATATGCCTATTGTCAATGGAATAGAAGGTTTAAAAGCGGTACGTAGCAAACATCCTGATCTTCCCGTTATTATGTTGACAATTTTTGAAGATGATGAGCATATTATTGAAGCCATTCAAGAAGGGGCTAACGGTTATATTCT includes:
- a CDS encoding aspartate aminotransferase family protein, with amino-acid sequence MSSQADKFKRLQGQTSPYPLLIEVDYAKGSYIYDKNGKAYLDMIAGIAVCNFGHNHPDIVHAIKKQVDRHLHVMVYGEFIQDAEIEMAERLTAMLPSNLNQVYPVNSGTEANEAAIKLAKRVTGRQEIISCYGGYHGNTNGSLSLSSNKVKTEPFEPLLPHVNFIHHNSLEDISKITENTAGVFIETIQGDAGVRVSTKEFLTAVRKRCDEVGALLIFDEIQCGMGRTGKNFAFEHTGVVPDVLTLGKALGGGMPIGAIISSRENLELFSHNPILGHITTFGGHPVVCAAAAAGLKILSEIDYKEIERLGKKIEDALLTHPLVKEVRRLGLMFAIDMPSAEIVNQVVQGCISNGLLSYWFLSHPDSFRLSPPLTMSEADAQKAIEIMLSVMNSIS